In Coffea eugenioides isolate CCC68of unplaced genomic scaffold, Ceug_1.0 ScVebR1_2484;HRSCAF=3516, whole genome shotgun sequence, a single window of DNA contains:
- the LOC113756776 gene encoding mediator of RNA polymerase II transcription subunit 15a-like isoform X5 — MDSNSWRAPQGQMAQGPPQGGQVGGSGEVSAVPNPAPPATIDSGDWRTQLQADSRQRIVNKICAHMCRMETLKRHLPFSGQEGLQELKKIAVRFEEKIYTAATSQSDYLRKISLKMLTMETKSQNPMANPLQANAANASKNPPDQAVHGMQSQIHNQPLPMPVVSSQSQSRQQLLPQNMQTNMTSTGVQNSAILASTLPTAGNLQQAPMPNIGQNSNLQNMQSVPSVSQNPVGSSMGQVMPSNVFTNSQRQMQARQQQVVPLQQHQQTQNPQHYLYQQQLQHQYMKQKLQQGGGMAQPLMQSHIQQQQQQQQQNLLQPTQIQTSQQAVMQPSVMQSAPLSGLQQNQQSSMQQVTQPVIQQQSQAVLRQQQQQQQQQQQQSQQASMLHQQQTSMAQQPLLPAAQQPQQQQQQLIGQQPGATNIQHNQLIGQQNSMPDMQQQQQRLIGQQNNMQQQQQLIGQQNSLSSMHQQQLAPQSSVSGLHQQSMLGTQPGNSALPTSQHSVIMLQQSKVAVQQQMQQNATALLPSQNQQPQQPQQQMVSQIQAQPGGLQHMQQQSNALQRDMQQKIQPTGSLLQQQNVVEQQKQLFQPQRAHPEASSTSLDSTAQTGNASGGDWQEEVYQKIKSMKDMYFLELNDMYMKIAGKLQQHDSLPQQPRNEQIEKLKFFKLMLERLIGFLRCTKNDIQISHKEKLASIEKQIINILSTNRPRRPVSLQQVQLAQQQMSNMQHSQPQTQIPQMQPQENQMNQQMQPMNVQSSITPMQPNSLTSLQQNTLSSVPPVSNLQQNLMSTLQPASTLDPGQSNTHPLQQVAISSLQQNTASGPQTMNINSLSSQSGMTALQSNLINALQPNSTMIHNQQLKQQEQQMLQTQQLKQQLHPRQLQQQLLQRQQLMQQQQQQQQQQLQQQPQQHQQMKPQQQPSQLPGHQMSPLHQVTDSSDLKVRPQISVKTGVFQQHHTNSQRAAYHHQQLKSGSPFPISSPQVLQAASPQVPPHASPQIDQQSMQTSIAKTGTPLQAANSPFVVPSPSTPLAPSPMPSESEKLNSGISSLSNAGNIGPSHATTVSAAAQSLAIGTPGISASPLLAEFTSLDGAHVNTSTALPCKPHTVEKPHERLIKAVQSISNKALVASVDDISSVVSMVDRIAGSAPGNGSRAAVGEDLVAMTKCRLQARNFFTQDGPTGTKKMRRSTSAMPSNVVSSVGSVNDSMRQLNSSDAFELESTATSSIRRPRNEANHALVEEIHEINRHLIDTVVDISDEDVDPIAVAAADGGEGTIVKCSFSAVALSPNLKSQYASARM; from the exons ATGGATAGCAACAGTTGGAGGGCGCCTCAAGGCCAGATGGCTCAGGGTCCTCCTCAAGGTGGTCAAGTAGGCGGCAGTGGAGAAGTATCGGCTGTCCCAAATCCAGCTCCGCCCGCTACTATTGACAGCGGCGATTGGAGGACTCAACTCCAAGCTGATTCTCGTCAAAGAATCGTAAATAAGAT ATGTGCTCACATGTGCAGAATGGAGACTTTGAAGAGGCATCTGCCATTCTCTGGACAAGAGGGACTGCAAGAACTTAAGAAAATTGCTGTGAGGTTTGAGGAAAAGATTTATACTGCAGCAACTAGCCAG TCAGATTATTTGAGAAAGATATCTTTGAAGATGCTGACAATGGAAACTAAGTCCCAAAATCCCATGGCTAATCCTTTACAAGCTAATGCTGCCAATGCAAGCAAAAATCCTCCAGACCAAG CTGTCCATGGCATGCAATCCCAAATTCATAACCAGCCACTTCCCATGCCAGTGGTGAGCAGCCAATCACAATCCCGACAACAGCTGTTACCACAAAACATGCAGACTAATATGACATCAACTGGAGTCCAGAATTCTGCTATTTTGGCTTCTACACTTCCAACTGCTGGTAATTTGCAGCAGGCTCCCATGCCTAATATTGGTCAGAACTCCAATTTGCAGAACATGCAGAGTGTTCCCAGTGTTTCTCAGAACCCAGTAGGGAGTTCCATGGGACAGGTGATGCCTTCAAATGTTTTCACTAATTCTCAAAGACAGATGCAGGCTAGACAACAACAGGTTGTTCCCTTGCAGCAACACCAGCAGACACAGAATCCACAGCATTATCTTTATCAACAACAGCTGCAGCATCAGTACATGAAACAAAAGTTACAACAAGGAGGAGGAATGGCACAGCCCCTTATGCAATCTCATAtccagcagcagcagcagcagcagcagcaaaatCTTTTGCAACCAACTCAAATTCAAACCTCCCAGCAAGCTGTTATGCAGCCATCTGTAATGCAGTCAGCTCCTCTATCTGGCCTCCAGCAGAATCAACAGTCTTCTATGCAACAAGTGACTCAACCAGTAATTCAGCAGCAGTCTCAAGCAGTTTTGAGGCAGCAGCAACAGCAACAGCAACAACAGCAGCAACAGTCGCAACAGGCTTCCATGTTGCATCAGCAGCAAACCTCCATGGCTCAACAGCCATTACTGCCTGCAGCACAGCAGCCACAGCAACAACAGCAGCAGCTGATTGGGCAGCAGCCTGGTGCTACAAATATTCAACACAACCAGCTCATTGGCCAACAGAATAGCATGCCTGATATGCAGCAACAGCAACAAAGGCTGATAGGCCAGCAGAACAAtatgcagcagcagcagcagctaaTAGGTCAACAGAACAGCCTTTCGAGTATGCATCAACAACAATTGGCCCCTCAAAGTAGCGTTTCTGGGCTCCATCAGCAGTCAATGCTAGGGACTCAACCTGGTAACTCTGCCCTGCCAACAAGTCAGCATTCTGTCATCATGTTACAGCAATCTAAGGTTGCGGTACAGCAACAAATGCAGCAGAATGCAACAGCATTGCTACCAAGCCAAAATCAACAGCCACAGCAACCGCAGCAACAGATGGTATCACAGATTCAAGCACAACCAGGGGGCCTACAACATATGCAGCAGCAGTCAAATGCGTTGCAAAGAGATATGCAGCAAAAGATTCAACCTACAGGTTCTTTGCTTCAACAGCAGAATGTTGTAGAACAGCAGAAGCAGTTATTTCAGCCACAAAGAGCCCATCCTGAGGCATCATCAA CTTCGTTAGATTCAACAGCTCAGACGGGGAATGCAAGTGGTGGAGATTGGCAGGAGGAGGTTTATCAAAAG attaaatccatgaaggacatGTATTTCCTGGAATTAAATGACATGTAcatgaaaattgctggaaagCTGCAACAG CATGATTCTCTTCCTCAACAACCGAGAAATGAGCAGATTGAAAAGCTCAAATTCTTTAAGCTCATGCTGGAACGCCTAATAGGATTCTTGCGATGTACCAAGAATGACATTCAGATCAGTCACAAGGAGAAGTTGGCTTCCATTGAAAAACAGATAATCAATATTCTTTCTACAAATCGGCCCCGGAGGCCCGTTTCTTTGCAACAAGTGCAACTTGCCCAACAGCAAATGTCCAACATGCAGCACTCTCAGCCTCAGACTCAAATTCCTCAAATGCAGCCCCAGGAAAATCAAATGAACCAACAGATGCAGCCAATGAATGTACAGAGTTCCATAACACCAATGCAGCCAAATAGCTTGACCAGCCTGCAACAGAACACATTGTCCTCTGTGCCACCAGTTTCGAATTTGCAACAGAATCTGATGAGTACCCTACAGCCTGCTTCGACTTTGGACCCAGGACAAAGTAATACTCACCCGTTGCAGCAGGTAGCTATAAGCTCTTTACAGCAGAATACTGCCAGTGGTCCTCAAACAATGAACATAAATTCTTTATCATCGCAAAGTGGCATGACTGCGCTGCAATCAAACCTCATTAATGCTCTACAGCCTAATTCGACTATGATTCATAACCAGCAGCTAAAACAACAGGAGCAGCAAATGTTGCAAACCCAGCAATTGAAACAACAATTGCATCCCCGTCAGCTGCAGCAGCAGCTTTTGCAAAGACAACAGCTAATGCAacaacagcagcagcaacaacaaCAGCAGCTGCAGCAGCAACCACAACAGCACCAACAAATGAAGCCACAGCAGCAGCCTTCACAGCTGCCTGGACACCAAATGTCACCACTACATCAGGTAACTGATTCAAGTGACTTGAAGGTGAGACCGCAGATAAGTGTTAAAACAGGTGTTTTCCAGCAACACCATACCAACAGCCAGCGAGCGGCGTATCATCACCAACAGTTGAAGTCGGGAAGCCCATTTCCTATTTCTTCACCACAAGTCCTTCAGGCAGCATCGCCTCAGGTTCCCCCGCATGCTTCCCCTCAAATTGATCAGCAGAGTATGCAGACGTCTATAGCAAAAACTGGAACTCCACTGCAGGCTGCAAATTCACCCTTTGTGGTCCCATCTCCTTCGACTCCCTTGGCTCCATCACCTATGCCTAGCGAGTCAGAAAAACTAAATTCTGGCATTTCATCCCTCTCAAATGCTGGAAATATTGGACCCTCGCATGCAACTACTGTGTCTGCAGCAGCCCAATCACTAGCAATTGGCACTCCTGGGATATCAGCTTCGCCATTGCTTGCAGAATTTACGAGTTTGGATGGAGCTCATGTCAACACATCAACTGCATTGCCCTGCAAGCCACATACTGTAGAGAAGCCACATGAACGGTTGATTAAAGCG GTacaatcaatttcaaataaaGCATTGGTTGCCTCCGTTGATGATATAAGCTCAGTTGTCAGTATGGTTGATAGGATAGCTGGATCTGCACCAGGCAATGGATCAAGAGCTGCTGTTGGTGAGGATTTGGTCGCAATGACAAAATGTCGCTTGCAAGCAAGAAACTTTTTCACACAAGATGGACCGACTGGAACAAAGAAAATGAGGCGCTCTACGAGTGCAATGCCTTCCAATGTTGTTTCATCTGTTGGTAGTGTGAATGACAGTATGAGGCAGTTAAACAGTTCTGATGCCTTTGAATTGGAATCCACAGCTACATCAAGTATCAGAAGGCCAAGGAATGAG GCCAACCATGCCCTTGTGGAAGAGATACATGAGATAAATCGACACCTCATAGATACTGTGGTTGATATCAGCGATGAAGATGTTGATCCAATTGCAGTAGCTGCAGCTGATGGTGGTGAAGGGACCATTGTCAAGTGCTCTTTCAGTGCTGTAGCTCTTAGCCCAAACCTGAAATCACAGTATGCTTCAGCACGGATG TAA